The genomic interval AAAGTACGACAGCGTTTTGGTGCCAAGATAAAAAAATCTCAAGATTTCGAGATTAGAATCGAAATATTGcaagaataaaatctaaatatttcgactttattttcataatatttctaataattaatcaaaacaagaataaagttgaaattactgtgaaaagaaaagaaaagtctaaatgtttcaaCAGTCGAAATTGAGAATGAAGTGTCATAATGTTTCGTCAATACAGTGTCAAAATGTTGCAAGTCGCTGAAATGTTTTGACAATGAcgtcaaaattacaaaaattaattcatagtaattatgagattaaagttataatattttgagagtatattcaTTTGtcaaatctgtcagttttatagcaaaatacaaacaagatgtcttttacaataatgtttttcacattttcatgtaatttcgactttattctcgaaacatttagactttatttttgaaatttcaactttattcttgaaacatttaaactcttgaaacatttagactttattctcataatttcgactttattctagaaacattctgactttattctcaaaatatttaaactttattctcgtaatttcgattttatacttgaaatattttgactttattctcaaaatataacgactttaatctcgtaattttagatttttaattttttttttagcatggcactaaaacgctgttgtaataaagaaataggttgttCACTCTACACCAAACGTATACAAAGGAAGTTGTTCTTAAAATGTTGATTTGCCTATTTAATTAACTGAGAAaataatacattgtttgggAACTTTACATTAGGGTCATTCACAAGAACGAATGTGATTTCTAttttcttactgaaatatgtagtagaaaaaccatgaaagatttacattatttaaaaaaatccactttcttttatacatattttcGACTATGTGTGgcaccattatttcaatgatgttgcactctgtgagctaccgGCGCTACCTggtgctatttttactgcaacacaactctgtaaataaaatactgatataatgaccacagatactgaaagcgcttacaggtggcaatggatataagcgtaggccGTACCGTccattttccccacaaggagtgtAAACGCCCCTGGATGTCGAGTGTAATCcgtgctgagaaactccttcataACAAGCGTTGACAGATTTACAtcctagcatttcttgtctctgctgtttgtaagctttttcagtagctgtggtctacttgaagcctcaaaggcatcaaggctgaagtggagagaacaaagacacgggtctttaggaagttaagttttattcgtccacggGCATCTCTCcattttttctcctcttcttgtCACTGGGAAAAGCAGTGAAGCGATTTCTCTTGtggcccttcgactgaaaattacaatcTAAAggcgcacaatgtggcatcttCATTGTATCTCTatttttccgagttgtgttttggtaaaaatagcaacaggtagtgccagtaacTTACAAATGCAGCCATTTCACGTCATctaaataatggcgccccctgtagtccaaaatgtgtataaattggtgtggaatttttaaataacgttccgtcatgggttttctactagatatttcagtaatttatgTTAGGCCTATATTAAGTCATACAAGAtttaatacctggggttccctttCATActagtttttaatagtttttttttttttaattacatgtttAGCACGATAAATGtgataatttattaaacaacCTGCAGCAAACTCAAAATACTGAAGTGAATTGCTACTAATGAAATACAATGAAGAAAGTGTCTCTCTCATCTGTGATGCCTGTGGATTAAAATGTATCAATCTTCAGATTGGGGTCAATGAGCTCTGTCAGGTAAAAGACTAAAGCTCTTTAAACGCTGCACTGCACACGGTGTCCACAACATGGAAAATGTCAACCGATCTTGATGACTACAGTGGGAAGATGAGATTAGAATTACTCATGAAGATTTCAATATTCAACATCAAAAACACCTGCACCTTCAGTCCAAGTTCTATAGGAAAAAGCTTTCTGGTTCCtttgaaaaagcaaaaaatgtagGCCATTAATAtgtgattttcttttatgacgccaaacacattttcagccaaaaaaaaacacttaagttcAAAGCCAACATATCCAGTCTCTTACGAgacctgtttactttagcttgAATATCATAACATGTTAATCAGTTGATGGCAAACCATTATAACATTTGCAACATCATGTTATTGGCCCTTCTAATGTGCTTGTGAAGATGCTGGCCAGATTATCACCTTTTGCTGAGCACAGCACCTTCTCCTTAAATCTGAGGGTTTGATGACCTCTTCACACTTTCAATGCCTTCTGTCCTTGTTCTTCATTGGCCCCACCAACCCAGGTGGTCAGAGACATCTCCAAAATCCCTCTAAGACTCCAAACAATTCATCAGGTCACCGAGATCCAGTTGAGGTGTGAGCTGTATAGTTGACAGCACCTGGAGGCCTCTGGGCAAGCGAGTGGTCATCCAGAAGGACTTCTTTTCCCTAATCAAGAGTCAGTATGGGGGCCCGGGGCGAGCGCCGAGGAGAAACACTCCAGGGAGCTAGAGAAGAAACTGAAAGAGGACGCCGACAAAGATGCCAGGACCGTCAAACTTCTGCTGCTAGGTAACAACACACAAGCGGACTCAAATGATTGATTTTGGAAGACGCTGTATTGCAGATTTGTTGTGAAGCCTTTCTATAATAAACAGGCAATGACTTCACGTCATGGCCATTAAAGATTCtgaaagaattattttttttttaatatatatataattttgttttgtgttatatgaaaggaaaagtaaatatttaaagctCTAATGCAAGAGGGAAATTGATGCCTTACTGAAATTCAAACCAAAGTGGAGTCGAACTAGAGACTAAATGTGATATTTCTCAGTATCTAAATCTTATTACAAAAGACCCTAAAAGTGACAATTTGCATGTCTAAAAACAAGTTGCATGCCAAGCAAGACGTATGTAACAAAAGTTGTAGCACTGTCTGTCATATCTGTGTTTTGTCCGTGAGGTGATGTGGGTCAGGGTCATGGGACATCAAGCTTGGACAAGGCTTAGGACAAAATTAATAAGCCTCAAGCCTCTTAATGTAATCCTCGAAAAGATAAACACAGAGGAGAAGgatgtattaattaattcacaTATGCATACATggatgcataaataaataagttaattaataataaatctttctttcttactgTGTGAATGTCTACAGTTTTGACAAATCTTAGTGGTTTTACTACTTAGGTTTTCTCACTGGCACAATGTAGATCTATGAATTTTTAAATGgctaaaaattatatatttattttacattcactaccagtcaaaagtttttgaacagtaagattttaatgttttttaaagaattattttctgctcaccaagcctgcatttatttgatccaaaatattattattattattattattattgtcatcatcatcatcatcaatatttaaatttttttaggattcaggATATTTTCaggatatttacattttttcaggattctttgatgaatagatccaaagatcagtatttatctgaaataaaaagcttttgtaacattatacactattacattcaaaagctttgagtcagtataatttttttaaagaaattaatacgtttatttagcaaggatgctttaaattgatgataagaattgatgataaagacatttatatgttacaaaaaaattctatttcagataaatgctgttcttctgaactttctgttcatcaaagaaacctgaaattctactcagctgttttcaatataataatagtaataataataataacaaaagttttttgagcctcaaatcagaatatgagaatgacttctgaaggatcatgtgactggaataatgatgctaaaaattcagctttgaaatcaaaggaatagttaaattttaaaatatattcaaatagaaaacagttattttaaatagtaaaaatatttcaaaattgtactgttttcactgtactttggatcaaataaatgcatgcttggtgagcagaatagatttcttttaaaaacattaaaaatcttactgatgaGTTTGTCTCATAGCTTTGGTCTCATGATATTTCCTCAAACATAACTTGAACAGTCTGCGAGTACAGTCTATTTTCAAGCTGTTTTATAAAGTCTAATGCtgaaaatttctatttcagtaaataaatactgttctgtTATTTCAGCTCATCAAAGTATCCTAAAAATACATATCagtgtttccacaaaaaatactgttttcaatagtgataataaaaagtaatgtttcttgagcagcaaatcagaatattagaatgatttctgaagaatcatgtgacactgaagactggagtaatgatgctgaaaattcagctttgatcacaggaataaattacatttcaatatttttaaaatagaagttatttcaaattgtaataatttcacaatatcactgttttaactgtatatttctttaaataaatacagcctttgGTGAGAATAAGaatctttgtttaaaaatcttaccaacaaCAGACTTTTTAACAGCActgaatatgtaataaaaatgatttaaagaaTTAACCGCTAACTAAATTTATTACTATCTTCCTCAGGTGCTGGTGAGTCGGGGAAAAGCACAATTGTCAAACAGATGAAGTAAGtactaaagaaaaaagtatgataATACAATAAATCTGTTTATGCAAGCCTATACtcattattaattcatattcagtgttctttcagataaatagtttggtcaatttaatgtttttttcccccatgccAGAATTATTCACAAAGATGGTTACTCCCTTGAAGAGTGTTTGGAGTTCATTGTCATCATCTACAGCAACACCATGCAGTCCATCCTGGCCATTGTGAGAGCCATGACCACACTCAACATTTCCTATGGAGATGCTGCTGCACAGGTGCTCTACTCAAACATTCAAGCATCCATTAGTCATTAACAGAAACGAACAGGTTAAATCATATGACCAAAGCACCATGGTATTGCCCATCTTCCTTGTCTAAAAATATAGAATCCCATTTTATAGTAGGCGTAGTACTACTactatgtgtttgtgtatgtcaGAAACATTAATTGTTTGGTAGGGGGAGGTCCAACTGTGTTAATTACACTTGTAATTCCAGAAATTATAGATGTAATTATGTACAGGTATTTGAAAGAACATTTTACCTGTTTGTTCCAGGATGATGCAAGGAAGCTGATGCACTTAGCAGACACCATCGAGGAAGGCACCATGCCAAAGGAGCTGTCTGATATCATCCTGAGGTTGTGGAAGGACTCGGGCATTCAGGCGTGCTTTGACAGAGCTTCTGAATACCAGCTCAACGACTCCGCCGGATAGTATGGCCTCATAATTAGTCTTTTAATGCATGAAATACCAGTTAGCAAGgttttaatgtacattattaAATCATCTTTGAAATAATAAGCACAGGAAATTACTGTATTGATTCTTACTCTATCTCCAAGctatctgaatgacctggagagGCTGGTCAAGCCTGGCTATGTCCCTACTGAACAGGACGTCCTGCGATCAAGAGTGAAGACCACCGGTATCATTGAGACCCAGTTCTCCTTCAAGGACCTCAACTTCAGGTACACCTAAAATACAAAGAGCCTCCTCAATCATAACTATGGCATGAAATAAACCAACAACTGACCATCATCATCTTAAAAATCCAAACAAGTTTAAAGCCCAGTTCACACCAAGGGCGAtaactacagttgaggtcaaaagttcacatacaccttgcagaatctgcaaaatgataattattagaccaaaataagaggggtcatacaaaatgcatgttattttttatttagtactgacctgaatgagatatttaacataaaagatgtttacacatagtcgataacagaaaacaatagttgaatttctaaaaattactcagttcaaaagtttacatacatttgattcttaatactgtgttgttacctgaatgatccacagctgtgttttttcaaAGTGCGAAGAAGAATTGAATAAGTTTGAATCAACACCAATGGTAATAAACTGATTTTCCTGGTCTGCAGGATGTTTGATGTGGGCGGTCAGCGCTCAGAGAGGAAGAAGTGGATCCATTGCTTTGAAGGTGTGACCTGTATTATCTTCATCGCTGCTCTGAGCGCATACGACATGGTGCTGGTAGAGGATGACGAAGTGGTAGGTT from Labeo rohita strain BAU-BD-2019 chromosome 6, IGBB_LRoh.1.0, whole genome shotgun sequence carries:
- the gnat1 gene encoding guanine nucleotide-binding protein G(t) subunit alpha-1; the protein is MKIIHKDGYSLEECLEFIVIIYSNTMQSILAIVRAMTTLNISYGDAAAQDDARKLMHLADTIEEGTMPKELSDIILRLWKDSGIQACFDRASEYQLNDSAGYYLNDLERLVKPGYVPTEQDVLRSRVKTTGIIETQFSFKDLNFRMFDVGGQRSERKKWIHCFEGVTCIIFIAALSAYDMVLVEDDEVNRMHESLHLFNSICNHRYFATTSIVLFLNKKDVFVEKIKKAHLSMCFPEYDGPNTFEDAGNYIKVQFLDLNLRRDVKEIYSHMTCATDTENVKFVFDAVTDIIIKENLKDCGLF